A window of the Burkholderia sp. 9120 genome harbors these coding sequences:
- a CDS encoding DUF6150 family protein: MARIYQAETMGEADLRVALVTDRGRADLLVNRVGSYGLAVGDALWFITPQRQSANVIVFFCSEGFAQLKVFRADARRSGLGA, encoded by the coding sequence ATGGCGCGTATCTACCAGGCTGAGACGATGGGCGAAGCGGATCTGCGCGTGGCGCTGGTCACCGATCGAGGACGCGCGGATCTGCTGGTGAATCGCGTCGGCAGTTACGGGTTGGCGGTCGGCGATGCGCTGTGGTTCATCACGCCGCAGCGGCAGAGCGCGAATGTCATCGTGTTCTTCTGCAGCGAAGGATTCGCGCAATTGAAGGTGTTTCGTGCCGACGCGCGGCGAAGCGGGCTGGGTGCATGA
- a CDS encoding type VI secretion system ImpA family N-terminal domain-containing protein has product MEHPLDYANGFLSAAYGMTFATLLAPVSIAQPQGETLRGTPLWQAIRRAREADDASLPLGAWVRQLKRANWGEVASGSLDALAYRSKDLHLAVWLTEALLHEHGFAGLAAGVAVVDALCERYWDVLYPGAADGDFEHRANLFRWLNEKLIAPVRLVPLTVVGSAALAANGAGFASAEWPGGAQQQSPMGEPERLYAWTDCEQLRRQQQSPQSGSRGGDDEGGVDAADFDKALAATSTEVFIGHHAALSQALAALAKLGGTLDQCFDGDPPGVGALRGVLEQIHAFVSAQLVQRGMPFGVATRVASVVAAAPTPEQGHGYGSHAEAGVVPLTETISVAVSMAAPVNVDGGAYSAATAANGNGGAYSATTSYADGGAHSAAVGYADTSTHPAAAANVDSGTQAAGHHAPDHAATPTLRDEASALPHSVSARKRAYAQLADAAAALAELEPHSPVPYLIRKAVEWGTLNTAQLYDELFIQGRGQLNVFDLLGLGVPQTEEQAS; this is encoded by the coding sequence ATGGAGCATCCACTCGATTATGCGAACGGTTTTTTGAGTGCGGCGTACGGCATGACCTTCGCGACGCTGCTCGCGCCGGTCAGCATCGCGCAGCCGCAGGGCGAGACGCTGCGCGGCACGCCGCTGTGGCAAGCGATTCGTCGCGCGCGCGAAGCCGATGACGCGTCGCTGCCGCTCGGCGCGTGGGTGCGGCAGCTCAAGCGCGCGAACTGGGGTGAAGTCGCGTCGGGTTCGCTCGATGCGCTCGCGTATCGCAGCAAGGATCTGCATCTGGCGGTCTGGCTTACGGAAGCGTTGCTGCATGAGCACGGTTTCGCGGGACTCGCGGCGGGTGTCGCCGTTGTCGATGCGTTGTGCGAGCGCTATTGGGACGTGCTGTATCCGGGTGCGGCGGACGGCGATTTTGAGCATCGGGCGAATCTGTTTCGCTGGCTCAATGAGAAGTTGATTGCGCCGGTGAGGCTGGTGCCGCTGACGGTGGTGGGTTCTGCGGCTCTTGCTGCGAATGGTGCGGGGTTCGCGTCTGCGGAGTGGCCGGGCGGAGCGCAGCAGCAGTCGCCGATGGGCGAGCCGGAACGGCTTTATGCCTGGACCGATTGCGAACAACTGCGACGCCAGCAACAGTCGCCACAGAGCGGCTCGCGTGGCGGCGACGACGAGGGTGGCGTCGATGCCGCCGACTTCGATAAAGCCCTCGCGGCGACATCGACGGAAGTGTTCATCGGTCATCACGCGGCACTGAGCCAGGCCCTCGCGGCGCTGGCCAAGCTGGGCGGGACGCTCGATCAATGCTTCGACGGCGACCCGCCGGGCGTCGGCGCGCTGCGCGGCGTGCTCGAACAGATTCATGCTTTTGTCAGCGCGCAACTGGTGCAGCGGGGTATGCCGTTCGGCGTCGCCACGCGTGTGGCGAGTGTGGTCGCTGCAGCGCCGACGCCGGAGCAAGGACATGGCTATGGGTCGCATGCCGAAGCGGGTGTCGTACCGTTGACCGAGACGATTTCCGTGGCGGTGTCGATGGCGGCGCCAGTCAACGTGGATGGCGGGGCGTATTCGGCTGCGACTGCTGCGAATGGAAATGGCGGGGCGTATTCGGCCACGACGTCATACGCCGATGGCGGGGCACATTCGGCGGCGGTCGGATACGCGGATACCAGCACGCACCCGGCGGCTGCGGCGAACGTCGACAGCGGTACGCAGGCGGCCGGTCATCACGCACCGGACCACGCGGCGACACCGACGCTTCGCGACGAAGCCAGCGCATTGCCGCATTCGGTCAGCGCGCGCAAGCGTGCGTACGCGCAACTGGCCGATGCTGCCGCCGCGCTGGCCGAACTCGAACCGCATAGTCCGGTGCCGTATCTGATTCGCAAGGCGGTCGAGTGGGGCACGCTCAATACCGCACAACTCTACGACGAACTGTTCATTCAGGGACGCGGGCAACTGAACGTCTTCGATCTGCTCGGGCTCGGCGTGCCGCAAACCGAGGAGCAGGCATCGTGA